A single Triticum dicoccoides isolate Atlit2015 ecotype Zavitan chromosome 2A, WEW_v2.0, whole genome shotgun sequence DNA region contains:
- the LOC119353322 gene encoding UPF0235 protein At5g63440 isoform X1, whose protein sequence is MPKRTTHTYSSEDALPEGPESDLFVYYCKHCASHVLITDTLLQKMPKRKTDRAHVLDKAKHLARLNVKDAGKILLKRGEGKLEKQFRMTCVGCDLFVCYRSEEDLELAPYIYVVDGALSSVAAETNPHDAPVPPCITQLQGGLVQVAIEVEDRAQRSAITRVNADDVRVAVAAPAARGEANNELLEFMGKVLGLRLSQMTLQRGWNNKSKLLIVEDLSARQVYEKLLEAVQP, encoded by the exons ATGCCTAAGCGGACGACCCACACGTACTCGAGCGAGGACGCGCTGCCGGAGGGCCCCGAGTCCGACCTCTTCGTCTACTACTGCAAGCACTGCGCCTCCCACGTCCTCATCACTG ATACCCTATTGCAGAAAATGCCAAAGAGGAAGACCGACCGAGCACATGTTCTAGATAAGGCAAAGCATCTTGCGAGGTTAAATGTGAAAGATGCAGGAAAAATCTTGTTGAAACG TGGAGAAGGAAAGCTCGAAAAGCAGTTTCGCATGACCTGTGTGGGATGCGACCTTTTTGTTTGCTACCGATCGGAGGAAGATTTGGAGCTTGCTCCTTATATATATGTTGTTGATGGAGCACTGAGTTCGGTGGCGGCTGAGACAAATCCACAT GATGCGCCTGTACCCCCTTGCATAACACAGTTGCAAGGTGGACTTGTCCAAGTTGCCATTGAAGTAGAAGACCGAGCACAACGTTCAGCAATAACAA GAGTGAACGCTGACGATGTTCGAGTAGCAGTAGCTGCCCCTGCTGCTCGGGGGGAGGCCAACAACGAGTTGCTAGAATTTATGGGAAAG GTGCTTGGCTTAAGATTGAGTCAGATGACCCTTCAAAGGGGATGGAATAATAAATCAAAGCTTCTGATT GTTGAGGATTTGTCTGCGCGGCAAGTTTATGAGAAGCTCCTAGAAGCTGTCCAACCATAG
- the LOC119353322 gene encoding UPF0235 protein At5g63440 isoform X2: MPKRKTDRAHVLDKAKHLARLNVKDAGKILLKRGEGKLEKQFRMTCVGCDLFVCYRSEEDLELAPYIYVVDGALSSVAAETNPHDAPVPPCITQLQGGLVQVAIEVEDRAQRSAITRVNADDVRVAVAAPAARGEANNELLEFMGKVLGLRLSQMTLQRGWNNKSKLLIVEDLSARQVYEKLLEAVQP; encoded by the exons ATGCCAAAGAGGAAGACCGACCGAGCACATGTTCTAGATAAGGCAAAGCATCTTGCGAGGTTAAATGTGAAAGATGCAGGAAAAATCTTGTTGAAACG TGGAGAAGGAAAGCTCGAAAAGCAGTTTCGCATGACCTGTGTGGGATGCGACCTTTTTGTTTGCTACCGATCGGAGGAAGATTTGGAGCTTGCTCCTTATATATATGTTGTTGATGGAGCACTGAGTTCGGTGGCGGCTGAGACAAATCCACAT GATGCGCCTGTACCCCCTTGCATAACACAGTTGCAAGGTGGACTTGTCCAAGTTGCCATTGAAGTAGAAGACCGAGCACAACGTTCAGCAATAACAA GAGTGAACGCTGACGATGTTCGAGTAGCAGTAGCTGCCCCTGCTGCTCGGGGGGAGGCCAACAACGAGTTGCTAGAATTTATGGGAAAG GTGCTTGGCTTAAGATTGAGTCAGATGACCCTTCAAAGGGGATGGAATAATAAATCAAAGCTTCTGATT GTTGAGGATTTGTCTGCGCGGCAAGTTTATGAGAAGCTCCTAGAAGCTGTCCAACCATAG
- the LOC119353324 gene encoding putative disease resistance protein RGA3, giving the protein MVLVRIQTFDVVDHIKHQITPISVANTVSISQDPLPSSSNAYNRHASDGVTQPCTAAATTTAVTLQEPEGMHEAARVDHGTSMDDGDNILPRRGRGKKRSPHWVDFEEIYDTDGKTVGAECRHCKKKLKYDGKQGPRVLMTHSNSAKCKNTRGARPQPPSHSSIDAAAENATPVAVINSSSIPIIGTNQEPTQITSAIAHPWNKDEFSSRMQEITRQLHDIREDVTMNINMLGLYSGASSVLHQSTASDPCRRTSSLLQGKVYGRDKEKNTIIKVMTAGKSDSVTVVPIVGIGGAGKTALTQFVYNDPKVQNQFDHSTWVWVSNSFDEMRITREMLDIVPREKHKGLCSLDRLQLVLKTHIESKRVLVILDDVWDDLNDCRFNLILAPFKSNNANGSVILVTTRYLSVAERIGTTEPVVLGALEDDDLWLLFKERAFGDENYEGHGNLTNIGRIIACELKGNPLAAVTAGQLLRVDLTVDHWINILKDEDWKLVGLSGGIMAALKLSYDQLPYHLHQCFSYCSIFPDSYWFLGEELVRIWISQGFVKQSHHPSKKLEEIGMDYLADLVNLGYFQQVQKDSFLVSQNSYVVSGLMYDFAKMASRADCAIIDGLQCNDILPTVQHLIMVYNKYQQHGNVSWSNNFKEHLRNTVTSVRKLRTLLLIGQYDCSFFQSFKGIFQKAHDIRLLQISATFQEEKTYKDFNSLMHSSVNPTHLRYLKLTAKELQGDLPQFLSNFCHLQVLDVGSNYLNVPHSMNNLVSLRHLVAVSIARIGKLASLQTLNNFSVDDSDGFRIIELQSMNDLAQLRISQLQNVKTREEACGAGLRYKRHLEKLHLSWNMSDVESDSDGSNESDSDDNNESDSDDSNECENVMSSEPSTGIETEECLPTEVHMGLASSTSIVEMEERLLTQMNEVLEPSTSIENEGCSPAEVLEGLRPYNNLKHLEISGYNGVTSPSWLASNTSLQTLYLDSCRKWRILPSLQRLPLLRKLKLRGMPRLVKISVPSLEELLLIEMPKLETCSCTSMRELNSCLRVLKIKNCTVLKEFDLFGNSHEFKIELKSWLPRIWELIIHNCPLLLVSHPLPSSSTVSRISMSGIPKFPRIDSRSCGSLTIGEDPEMSDSDDEYGSGEDRFDKFSDNLSVLDGNILAFHNPRFLTKLTISRCRNLMYISFKGLSQLVSLKRLEIVDCPEPFGFNVPPDHTHEDLFEADTHEDLTAANWNALPSLEYLEIFSCGITWQWLSVILQHAPALTELNLKNCPELESLQLNSCTTLQKLRVYNCESLGTLEVLQSRSLRDMEVYHVPKLKSLQLHSCTAMEELVIRGAAVCMLRGSQSLRQLRLHASQYLESLHLCSCTALQELDIWRCASLSTLVGFQSLGSLRRLILHDCCGLHSCLEGLPEQDYELCPRLEFLEISDFSFLATSFCKQLTSLQRLVISGFAEKTTAEGLTDEEERGLLLLGSLTELQFAYYRPLKYLPAGLYRLRSLQVLDISFCPSISGLPDLPPFLEELKVFRGSEELKRQSKSLVSSKLKVKIDDQYVS; this is encoded by the exons ATGGTACTAGTTAGAATTCAAACTTTTGACGTGGTTGATCACATCAAGCATCAAATTACCCCTATTTCAGTCGCCAACACGGTTTCTATTTCCCAAGACCCGCTGCCATCTTCGTCCAATGCGTACAATCGCCACGCCTCTGACGGTGTTACCCAGCCTTGCACCGCAGCCGCAACGACTACTGCCG TTACTTTGCAGGAGCCCGAAGGCATGCATGAAGCAGCGCGAGTAGATCATGGCACATCGATGGACGATGGTGATAATATACTGCCGAGAAGAGGTCGTGGCAAAAAAAGGTCCCCACATTGGGTTGATTTTGAGGAAATATATGACACTGATGGAAAAACCGTGGGGGCAGAATGTAGACACTGTAAAAAGAAACTTAAATACGACGGTAAACAAGGGCCAAGAGTCTTGATGACTCACTCCAATAGTGCCAAGTGTAAGAATACGCGAGGAGCACGTCCCCAGCCGCCAAGCCATTCAAG CATAGATGCTGCTGCTGAAAATGCCACCCCCGTTGCTGTCATTAATTCTTCCAGCATACCAATAATAGGAACGAATCAAGAGCCAACACAAATTACCTCAGCTATTGCTCACCCTTGGAATAAGGACGAATTTTCCAGCAGGATGCAGGAAATAACACGTCAGTTGCATGACATCCGAGAGGATGTGACAATGAATATAAACATGCTCGGGTTATACTCTGGTGCAAGTTCAGTTCTCCATCAAAGTACAGCCTCAGATCCATGCCGAAGAACATCAAGTCTTCTTCAAGGCAAAGTGTATGGGAGAGACAAAGAGAAGAACACAATCATAAAGGTGATGACTGCTGGGAAATCTGACAGTGTGACTGTCGTGCCTATTGTAGGCATTGGAGGTGCTGGGAAGACAGCTCTCACACAATTTGTATATAATGATCCGAAAGTGCAAAACCAATTTGACCACAGCACATGGGTCTGGGTGTCTAACAGCTTTGATGAAATGAGAATCACAAGAGAGATGTTAGATATTGTCCCTCGAGAAAAGCACAAAGGGTTATGCAGCCTTGACAGACTTCAGCTGGTCTTGAAAACTCATATTGAATCAAAGAGGGTTCTGGTTATTTTAGATGATGTCTGGGATGACCTGAATGATTGCAGATTTAACCTAATACTTGCTCCTTTCAAGTCAAACAATGCAAATGGCAGTGTGATCCTTGTGACGACTAGATATCTCTCTGTTGCAGAAAGGATAGGAACGACTGAACCAGTTGTGTTAGGTGCTCTGGAAGATGACGATTTATGGTTATTGTTCAAAGAACGAGCATTTGGTGATGAGAACTACGAAGGGCATGGAAATCTAACAAACATTGGACGAATAATAGCATGCGAGCTAAAAGGCAACCCATTAGCAGCAGTAACTGCAGGGCAACTATTAAGAGTTGATCTTACTGTTGATCATTGGATTAATATTCTCAAGGACGAAGACTGGAAATTGGTGGGGCTCAGTGGAGGCATCATGGCTGCTTTGAAACTTAGCTATGATCAGTTGCCGTACCATCTACACCAATGTTTCTCATATTGTTCTATATTCCCTGACAGTTATTGGTTTCTTGGCGAGGAGTTGGTCCGTATTTGGATTTCACAAGGATTTGTCAAACAGAGCCACCATCCAAGTAAGAAATTAGAGGAGATAGGAATGGACTATCTGGCTGATTTGGTGAACCTGGGATATTTTCAGCAAGTTCAAAAAGACTCCTTTCTAGTCAGTCAAAATTCATATGTTGTGTCTGGTCTTATGTATGATTTTGCAAAGATGGCTTCAAGAGCTGACTGCGCAATTATAGATGGTCTACAATGCAATGATATATTGCCAACTGTACAGCATTTGATAATGGTATACAACAAATATCAGCAGCATGGAAACGTGTCTTGGAGTAACAACTTTAAAGAACATTTGCGAAATACAGTTACATCCGTGAGAAAACTGAGGACATTACTGTTAATTGGGCAATATGACTGTTCCTTCTTCCAATCCTTCAAAGGCATATTCCAAAAGGCACATGATATACGTCTGCTACAGATATCTGCAACATTTCAAGAAGAAAAAACATATAAAGATTTTAATTCGCTCATGCACAGTTCTGTAAATCCTACTCATCTTCGCTACCTAAAACTAACGGCCAAGGAGCTGCAAGGAGATTTGCCTCAGTTTTTGAGCAATTTTTGCCACCTTCAAGTATTAGATGTTGGCTCAAATTACCTTAATGTACCTCATAGCATGAATAATCTTGTCAGTTTGCGCCATCTTGTGGCAGTTTCCATTGCTAGAATTGGCAAGTTGGCCTCACTTCAGACACTAAACAATTTCAGCGTAGATGATTCTGATGGCTTTCGGATTATAGAACTTCAATCCATGAACGATCTTGCCCAGCTTAGGATTTCTCAACTTCAAAATGTTAAAACTCGGGAGGAGGCTTGTGGGGCAGGACTGAGATATAAACGACACTTGGAAAAGCTGCACTTGTCCTGGAATATGTCAGATGTTGAATCTGACTCGGATGGCAGCAATGAATCTGACTCGGATGACAACAATGAATCTGACTCGGATGACAGCAATGAATGCGAGAATGTCATGAGCTCTGAACCTTCTACCGGCATAGAAACAGAGGAGTGCTTGCCAACAGAGGTGCATATGGGTCTTGCAAGTTCTACCAGCATCGTGGAAATGGAGGAACGCTTGCTAACACAGATGAATGAGGTTCTTGAACCTTCTACCAGCATAGAAAATGAGGGGTGCTCTCCGGCAGAGGTGCTTGAGGGTCTTAGACCATACAACAACCTAAAGCATCTTGAGATATCTGGATATAATGGTGTTACCTCTCCTTCTTGGCTTGCTAGCAATACCTCTTTACAGACTCTGTATTTGGATAGCTGTAGAAAATGGCGGATACTTCCATCTCTGCAAAGGCTTCCGCTTCTTAGAAAATTGAAGTTAAGAGGTATGCCAAGATTAGTAAAAATATCAGTTCCTTCATTAGAGGAGCTGCTGTTAATTGAAATGCCAAAGTTGGAGACATGCTCCTGCACTTCTATGAGGGAGTTGAACTCTTGTTTAAGGGTTCTGAAAATTAAGAATTGCACTGTACTGAAGGAGTTTGATCTGTTTGGGAACAGCCATGAATTTAAAATTGAGCTGAAGTCATGGTTGCCACGTATTTGGGAACTCATTATCCACAACTGTCCTCTTTTGCTGGTATCACACCCTTTACCATCTTCAAGTACTGTTTCTAGGATTTCCATGAGCGGAATTCCAAAATTTCCAAGAATAGATTCACGGTCCTGCGGAAGTTTAACCATCGGCGAGGATCCTGAGATGTCTGATTCTGATGATGAATATGGTTCTGGTGAGGATCGTTTTGACAAGTTCTCTGATAATCTATCAGTGTTAGATGGAAATATTTTGGCATTCCATAATCCAAGGTTCCTGACAAAGTTGACAATAAGTCGTTGCCGAAATCTAATGTATATTTCATTCAAAGGATTAAGTCAACTTGTATCCTTAAAGAGACTGGAAATAGTGGACTGTCCAGAACCTTTTGGTTTCAATGTTCCACCAGACCATACCCATGAAGATTTATTTGAAGCTGATACCCATGAAGATTTGACAGCTGCAAATTGGAATGCCCTCCCATCTCTTGAATATTTAGAGATTTTTTCATGTGGAATAACGTGGCAGTGGCTATCTGTGATTCTACAACATGCGCCAGCACTAACGGAATTGAATTTAAAGAACTGCCCAGAACTGGAATCTCTACAACTGAACTCCTGCACGACACTGCAAAAGTTGAGGGTATATAACTGTGAATCGCTCGGCACACTAGAGGTCTTGCAATCCCGTTCCCTCAGGGATATGGAAGTATATCATGTCCCAAAATTGAAATCCCTACAGCTGCACTCTTGCACGGCAATGGAAGAGTTGGTCATCCGTGGAGCTGCAGTCTGCATGCTAAGGGGCTCGCAATCACTCAGGCAGTTGCGACTCCATGCAAGCCAGTATTTGGAATCTCTACACCTGTGCTCCTGCACGGCACTGCAAGAGTTGGATATTTGGAGGTGTGCATCACTCTCTACACTAGTGGGCTTTCAATCCCTTGGCAGCCTCAGGCGTTTGATTCTACATGATTGCTGTGGCTTGCATTCATGTTTGGAGGGTTTGCCAGAGCAGGACTACGAATTATGCCCTCGACTGGAATTTCTTGAAATCAGTGATTTCTCTTTCCTTGCCACATCGTTCTGCAAGCAACTCACATCACTCCAGCGGCTAGTTATTAGTGGTTTTGCAGAAAAAACAACAGCAGAAGGACTGACAGATGAGGAAGAGAGAGGGCTTCTGCTCCTCGGTTCCCTCACAGAGCTCCAATTTGCATATTACAGGCCTCTCAAATATCTTCCTGCAGGCCTGTACAGACTTCGCTCCCTCCAGGTGTTGGATATTTCATTTTGTCCGAGCATCTCAGGATTGCCGGACCTCCCGCCTTTTCTAGAGGAGTTGAAAGTCTTCCGGGGCAGTGAGGAGCTGAAACGTCAATCCAAATCGCTAGTGTCAAGCAAGTTAAAGGTCAAAATTGACGACCAATATGTGAGCTGA
- the LOC119353321 gene encoding UDP-glucuronic acid decarboxylase 4-like, whose translation MASSELTYRGQQAAAAADGAHGAAESKPRTRQQLPQPLRYVLGEQRLVFSLVGMALATLLFLLLSPSTTTTTPSTSVAHLAAVGLASRQYQSGGGGRMAFEESGTGGRHGRVPLGLKRKGLRVVVTGGAGFVGSHLVDRLLARGDSVIVVDNFFTGRKENVAHHAGNPNFEMIRHDVVEPILLEVDQIYHLACPASPVHYKFNPVKTIKTNVVGTLNMLGLAKRVGARFLLTSTSEVYGDPLQHPQVETYWGNVNPIGVRSCYDEGKRTAETLTMDYHRGANLEVRIARIFNTYGPRMCIDDGRVVSNFVAQALRKEPLTVYGDGKQTRSFQYVSDLVEGLMKLMEGEHVGPFNLGNPGEFTMLELAKVVQDTIDPNARIEFRANTADDPHKRKPDITKAKELLGWEPKVALRNGLPLMVQDFRARIFGDQKQQQQPDGAE comes from the exons ATGGCGTCCTCCGAGCTCACCTACCGCGGCcagcaggcggcggcggctgccgacGGCGCGCACGGCGCGGCCGAGAGCAAGCCGCGGACCAGGCAGCAGCTGCCGCAGCCGCTCCGGTACGTGCTGGGCGAGCAGCGTCTCGTCTTCTCCCTGGTCGGCATGGCCCTCGccaccctcctcttcctcctcctctccccctccaccaccaccaccaccccgtcCACCAGCGTGGCGCACCTGGCGGCGGTGGGGCTGGCGTCGCGGCAGTACCAGTCGGGCGGCGGGGGACGGATGGCGTTCGAGGAGTCCGGCACCGGCGGGCGCCACGGCCGCGTGCCGCTGGGGCTGAAGCGCAAGGGCCTGCGGGTGGTGGTGACCGGCGGGGCCGGGTTCGTGGGCAGCCACCTGGTGGACCGGCTGCTGGCGCGCGGGGACAGCGTGATCGTGGTCGACAACTTCTTCACGGGGCGCAAGGAGAACGTGGCGCACCACGCCGGGAACCCCAACTTCGAGATGATCCGGCACGACGTCGTCGAGCCGATCCTGCTGGAGGTGGACCAGATCTACCACCTCGCCTGCCCGGCCTCCCCCGTGCACTACAAGTTCAACCCCGTCAAGACCATCAAGACCAACGTGGTGGGCACGCTCAACATGCTCGGCCTCGCCAAGCGCGTCGGCGCGCGCTTCCTCCTCACCAGCACCAGCGAGGTCTACGGCGACCCCCTCCAGCACCCCCAGGTCGAGACCTACTGGGGCAACGTCAACCCCATCG GCGTGCGGAGTTGCTACGACGAGGGCAAGAGGACGGCGGAGACGCTGACCATGGACTACCACCGCGGCGCCAACCTCGAG GTGAGGATCGCTCGGATCTTCAACACCTACGGGCCGCGCATGTGCATCGACGATGGCCGGGTCGTCAGCAACTTCGTCGCTCAG GCGCTGAGGAAGGAGCCCCTGACGGTGTACGGCGACGGCAAGCAGACGAGGAGCTTCCAGTACGTCTCCGATCTG GTGGAGGGTCTGATGAAGCTGATGGAGGGGGAGCACGTGGGGCCCTTCAACCTGGGGAACCCGGGGGAGTTCACCATGCTGGAGCTGGCCAAGGTGGTGCAGGACACCATCGACCCCAACGCGCGCATCGAGTTCCGGGCAAACACCGCCGACGACCCGCACAAGCGCAAGCCCGACATCACCAAGGCCAAGGAGCTGCTCGGGTGGGAGCCCAAGGTGGCGCTCCGGAACGGCCTCCCGCTCATGGTCCAGGACTTCCGCGCCCGCATCTTCGGCGaccagaagcagcagcagcagcccgaCGGCGCCGAGTAG
- the LOC119353323 gene encoding DNA-directed RNA polymerases II, IV and V subunit 8B-like: MAEHLFEDIFHVTRIDPDGKKFDRVNRIEARSEQLEMYMQLDIATDVYPMHMGDKFTMVLAPTLNLDGTPDTGYYTQAGRKTLADKYDYVMHGKLYKISEDNSSKDKGPTKVEIYASFGGLLMLLKGDPSSAANLELDQRLFLLIRKV; the protein is encoded by the exons ATGGCCGAGCATCTCTTCGAGGACATCTTCCACGTGACCAGGATCGACCCCGATGGCAAGAAGTTCGACAGAG TTAATCGCATTGAGGCTAGAAGTGAGCAGTTGGAGATGTACATGCAATTAGATATCGCAACCGATGTCTACCCAATGCATATGGGTGACAAGTTCACCATGGTTTTAGCTCCTACACTGAATCTGGACGGGACCCCAGACACTGGCTACTATACACAG GCTGGTAGGAAAACACTTGCTGACAAGTATGACTATGTCATGCATGGAAAGCTTTACAAGATTTCAGAGGACAATTCCAGCAAGGATAAAGGACCTACTAAAGT GGAGATCTATGCATCTTTTGGCGGCCTCCTGATGTTGCTCAAAGGCGATCCTTCAAGTGCTGCTAACCTCGAGCTGGATCAAAGGCTGTTCCTCCTCATCCGGAAGGTGTAA